One window from the genome of [Clostridium] celerecrescens 18A encodes:
- a CDS encoding branched-chain amino acid aminotransferase, giving the protein MQTIRIEKTTCPKEKPGNDNPLTFGTIFTDHMFEVDYEDGRGWYDPRIVPYHKLELDPSSMVFHYGQEMFEGLKAYKTKDGRVLLFRPDKNIERANRSNRRLCIPDIPEDLFLEGLKTVVNVDQDWIPTKPGTSLYIRPFVIATDPFLGVRPSNTYKFMIILSPVGAYYASGLDPVKIWIEDEYVRAVKGGIGEAKTGGNYVASLASQVKAHDEGYSQVLWLDGVHRKYIEEVGAMNIFFKINGVVITPELNGSILPGVTRDSVIALCKKWGVAVEERKVSVDEVVEAARSGAMEECFGTGTAAVISPVGELRFEEERMSVGGGRIGELTQKLYDSITGIQLGMIEGPDGWSVEVK; this is encoded by the coding sequence ATGCAGACAATCAGAATCGAAAAAACAACTTGCCCGAAAGAAAAACCAGGCAATGATAACCCGTTGACATTTGGAACCATATTTACGGATCACATGTTTGAGGTAGACTATGAAGATGGAAGAGGCTGGTATGATCCCAGGATCGTGCCTTATCATAAGCTGGAGCTGGACCCTTCTTCCATGGTATTCCATTACGGACAGGAGATGTTCGAGGGCTTAAAGGCATACAAGACAAAAGATGGCAGGGTCTTGCTGTTCCGTCCTGATAAGAATATCGAGCGTGCCAACAGAAGCAACCGAAGGCTTTGCATCCCGGATATTCCGGAAGATCTGTTTTTAGAAGGCTTAAAAACAGTTGTAAACGTAGATCAGGACTGGATCCCTACAAAACCGGGAACCTCCCTTTATATCAGGCCTTTTGTAATTGCTACCGACCCCTTCTTAGGGGTCAGGCCCTCCAACACCTATAAGTTCATGATTATCTTATCGCCTGTTGGAGCTTATTATGCCAGCGGACTTGATCCGGTCAAGATATGGATCGAGGATGAATATGTAAGAGCAGTAAAGGGCGGCATCGGTGAAGCTAAGACAGGGGGGAATTATGTTGCTTCCCTGGCTTCCCAGGTAAAGGCTCATGACGAGGGCTATTCCCAGGTGCTATGGCTTGACGGTGTCCACCGGAAATACATCGAAGAAGTTGGTGCCATGAACATCTTCTTTAAGATCAACGGCGTAGTCATCACACCGGAGCTAAACGGAAGCATCCTCCCGGGCGTTACCAGGGATTCCGTCATTGCCCTGTGTAAAAAATGGGGAGTGGCTGTTGAAGAACGGAAGGTTTCGGTTGATGAGGTGGTCGAGGCGGCAAGATCCGGAGCAATGGAAGAATGCTTTGGTACAGGAACAGCTGCTGTCATATCCCCGGTTGGTGAACTTCGGTTTGAAGAAGAGAGAATGTCTGTGGGAGGTGGCAGGATCGGAGAATTGACCCAGAAACTTTATGATTCCATTACCGGCATCCAGCTGGGCATGATTGAAGGACCAGATGGCTGGTCCGTGGAAGTAAAATAA
- a CDS encoding AEC family transporter, which produces MTAVLIKAVAFVSIIIMGYLLKRAGFFQAKDFYLISRIVIRITLPAAIVSNFSRITMDYSILFVCAIGFLCNCVTVAAGYVMYARRTKALRAFAMINMSGYNVGNFTMPFVQSFLSPVGFAATSLFDAGNAVMCTGMTFTLAGMVIGEEEKPSIKKAVLNLFSSAPFDAYVIMTVLSILNIKLPSVLVTIADTSGGANAFLALLMLGIGFEIRMEKEKMSHILRILVVRYILAVFMAVGFYFLAPFGLDVRRALVIVSLGPVSSVAPAFTGALNGDIETASAINSLSIVISIAAITAALIILL; this is translated from the coding sequence ATGACAGCGGTACTGATAAAGGCAGTTGCATTTGTATCAATTATTATTATGGGATACCTGCTCAAACGGGCAGGTTTTTTTCAGGCAAAGGATTTTTACCTGATCTCCAGGATCGTGATCAGGATTACCCTTCCTGCAGCCATTGTATCCAATTTCAGTAGGATCACCATGGATTACTCCATTCTTTTTGTATGTGCAATTGGATTTTTGTGCAATTGTGTGACGGTTGCCGCAGGGTATGTGATGTATGCCCGAAGAACAAAGGCTTTAAGGGCTTTTGCAATGATCAACATGTCTGGTTATAATGTGGGAAATTTTACAATGCCTTTTGTGCAGAGCTTTTTAAGCCCTGTCGGATTTGCCGCCACAAGCTTGTTTGATGCCGGGAATGCTGTTATGTGTACCGGAATGACTTTTACCCTGGCCGGCATGGTGATAGGAGAGGAGGAAAAGCCTTCCATAAAAAAGGCTGTGCTTAATCTATTTTCCTCGGCTCCTTTTGATGCCTATGTCATAATGACAGTTTTAAGCATACTTAATATAAAGCTGCCTTCTGTTTTGGTCACCATCGCGGATACATCAGGGGGAGCCAATGCGTTTCTCGCCCTTTTAATGCTTGGCATTGGTTTTGAGATCCGAATGGAAAAGGAAAAGATGAGTCACATTCTAAGGATATTAGTGGTACGGTATATTCTTGCAGTTTTTATGGCAGTTGGATTTTATTTTCTGGCACCCTTTGGGCTCGATGTTCGCCGGGCACTGGTGATCGTGTCTCTTGGCCCAGTATCGTCAGTGGCGCCTGCATTTACCGGTGCTTTAAACGGAGATATCGAGACAGCGAGTGCAATCAATTCCCTGTCAATTGTCATCAGTATAGCTGCAATTACAGCAGCTCTGATCATTCTTTTGTAA
- the thrS gene encoding threonine--tRNA ligase, translating into MKITLKDGSVKEYEHAMSVIDIASDISEGLARNACAGEVDGKVVDLRTEVDGDCSLSILTVSDPAGLSAYRHTASHILAQAVKRLYPQAKLAIGPSIENGFYYDFDIPSFSREDLDKIEGEMKKIIKEGAKIERFTLPREEAVKFMEEKGEPYKVELIQDLPEDSEISFYRQGEFTDLCAGPHLMSTKSIKAYKLTSSSGAYWRGSEKNAMLTRVYGTAFAKKEELNEYLEYLANIKNRDHNKLGRDMEIFATVDVIGQGLPLLMPKGAKIVQTLQRWIEDEEEKRGYMRTKTPLMAKKDLYIISDHWDHYKEGMFVLGNEETDDEVFALRPMTCPFQYYVYKQSQKSYRDLPCRYGETSTLFRNEDSGEMHGLTRVRQFTISEGHLIVRPDQIEEEFKGCVDLAKYCLTTLGLEGDVTYQMSKWDPNKADHYLGTPEMWDEVEGMMRKILDHIGIEYTEAAGEAAFYGPKLDIQAKNVYGKEDTMITIQLDMFLADRFDMSFVDKDGTKKRPYIIHRTSMGCYERTLAWLIEKYEGAFPTWLCPEQVRVLPISEKYHDYAEKVAAQLKDNGVLATVDERAEKIGYKIREARLSKLPYMLVVGQKEEEDGVVSVRSRFNGDEGQRPLSDFIDDICREIRTKEIKKVTITEEAK; encoded by the coding sequence ATGAAGATTACGTTAAAAGACGGCTCAGTCAAGGAATATGAACATGCAATGTCAGTGATTGACATCGCTTCCGATATAAGCGAAGGCCTGGCTAGAAATGCCTGCGCGGGCGAGGTGGATGGAAAGGTTGTGGATTTGAGGACCGAGGTTGATGGGGACTGCAGTTTAAGCATTCTTACGGTCAGCGATCCGGCAGGTCTTTCTGCATATCGTCATACAGCAAGCCATATCCTGGCACAGGCTGTGAAAAGGCTGTATCCCCAGGCAAAGCTTGCAATCGGACCGTCCATTGAAAATGGATTTTATTATGATTTTGATATCCCTTCTTTTTCAAGAGAAGATCTTGACAAAATCGAAGGTGAGATGAAGAAGATCATAAAGGAAGGTGCAAAGATCGAGCGCTTTACCCTTCCGAGAGAAGAAGCAGTTAAATTTATGGAGGAAAAGGGCGAACCTTATAAAGTAGAACTGATTCAGGATCTTCCTGAGGATTCGGAAATTTCCTTCTACCGTCAGGGAGAGTTTACGGACCTTTGCGCAGGCCCCCACCTTATGAGCACCAAATCCATCAAGGCATATAAGCTCACTTCTTCCTCTGGTGCTTATTGGAGAGGCAGCGAGAAAAACGCTATGCTGACTCGTGTATACGGCACTGCTTTTGCTAAGAAGGAAGAATTAAATGAATACCTGGAATATCTGGCAAACATTAAGAACCGGGATCATAACAAGCTGGGCCGTGACATGGAGATTTTCGCAACGGTTGATGTAATCGGCCAGGGACTTCCTCTATTAATGCCCAAGGGTGCAAAGATTGTCCAGACGTTACAGAGATGGATCGAGGATGAGGAAGAGAAGCGGGGCTATATGAGAACAAAAACCCCTCTCATGGCAAAGAAGGATTTATATATCATTTCCGACCACTGGGATCACTATAAGGAAGGAATGTTTGTACTGGGAAATGAGGAAACAGATGATGAGGTATTTGCTCTCCGTCCAATGACCTGCCCATTCCAGTACTATGTTTACAAACAGAGCCAGAAATCCTACCGTGATCTGCCTTGCAGATACGGCGAAACCTCTACCCTGTTCCGCAACGAGGATTCCGGCGAGATGCACGGATTAACTCGTGTACGCCAGTTTACTATTTCCGAAGGTCACTTAATCGTGCGTCCTGATCAGATTGAAGAGGAATTTAAGGGGTGCGTGGATCTGGCAAAATACTGTCTCACAACACTTGGCCTGGAAGGCGACGTGACTTATCAAATGTCCAAATGGGATCCAAATAAAGCGGATCATTATCTGGGCACACCAGAGATGTGGGATGAAGTGGAAGGCATGATGCGCAAGATTCTTGACCACATCGGAATCGAATATACGGAAGCTGCAGGAGAAGCGGCGTTCTATGGGCCTAAGCTGGATATTCAGGCAAAGAATGTATATGGTAAGGAAGATACCATGATTACCATTCAGTTAGATATGTTCTTAGCAGACCGCTTTGATATGAGCTTCGTGGATAAGGATGGAACAAAGAAACGTCCTTATATCATCCATAGAACTTCCATGGGATGCTATGAAAGAACACTGGCCTGGCTGATTGAAAAATACGAGGGAGCATTCCCGACATGGTTATGTCCAGAGCAGGTTCGCGTACTTCCGATTTCTGAAAAATACCATGACTACGCAGAAAAAGTTGCGGCTCAGTTAAAGGATAACGGCGTTCTGGCAACGGTTGACGAGCGTGCGGAAAAGATCGGTTACAAGATCCGTGAGGCGCGTTTGTCAAAGCTTCCATATATGCTGGTGGTAGGTCAGAAAGAGGAAGAAGATGGTGTCGTATCTGTCCGCAGCCGCTTTAACGGCGATGAGGGACAGCGTCCGCTTTCCGATTTCATTGATGATATCTGCCGCGAGATCCGGACAAAGGAAATCAAAAAGGTAACTATAACTGAAGAAGCGAAATAA
- a CDS encoding DUF1540 domain-containing protein, protein MTKLDCNVTSCLHNSDNYCCKSAIIVEGSQAKDSYDTCCGSFDENKDGSFHNLFKTPESRLEVDCEAVNCVYNEGRHCSAEHIGIAGDGANAAEHTECSTFKTR, encoded by the coding sequence ATGACAAAATTAGATTGTAATGTAACAAGCTGTCTTCATAATTCAGATAATTATTGCTGTAAGTCCGCCATTATCGTGGAAGGATCCCAGGCAAAGGACAGCTATGATACCTGCTGTGGAAGCTTTGATGAGAATAAGGACGGTTCTTTCCATAACTTATTCAAGACTCCGGAAAGCCGACTGGAAGTGGACTGCGAAGCTGTTAACTGTGTTTATAATGAAGGACGCCACTGTTCTGCAGAGCATATTGGAATCGCAGGGGACGGTGCGAACGCAGCAGAGCATACCGAATGCTCCACCTTTAAAACCAGATAA
- a CDS encoding EamA family transporter, with the protein MWFAFALLSSVFAAFTSILAKMGIEGVNSNLATAIRTIVVVLMAWLIVFLTGAQTGLPEISRKSWIFLILSGIATGLSWICYYKALQIGEASKVVPVDKLSIVLTVILAFLILHEQFTLKKLIGILMITAGTFVMIL; encoded by the coding sequence ATGTGGTTTGCTTTCGCTCTTCTTTCCTCCGTTTTTGCCGCATTCACCTCTATTTTGGCTAAAATGGGAATCGAAGGAGTCAATTCCAATCTGGCTACGGCCATACGGACAATTGTTGTGGTGCTCATGGCCTGGTTGATCGTTTTTCTCACAGGAGCCCAGACCGGTCTGCCTGAAATCAGCAGAAAAAGCTGGATCTTTCTCATCCTGTCCGGCATTGCTACCGGCCTCTCCTGGATTTGCTATTACAAGGCCCTTCAAATTGGTGAAGCTTCCAAGGTAGTTCCCGTAGATAAGCTAAGCATAGTTCTCACTGTGATCCTGGCTTTTCTTATCCTCCATGAACAATTTACTTTGAAAAAACTCATAGGCATCCTTATGATTACGGCAGGAACCTTTGTTATGATCTTATGA
- the infC gene encoding translation initiation factor IF-3 — MINEQIRDKEVLLIGENGEKLGIMSTRDALQMAKESELDLVKIAPTAKPPVCKIIDYGKYRYELARKEKEAKKKQKVIEVKEVRLSPNIDTNDLNTKMSAARKFLEKGDKVKVTLRFRGREMAHMSKSRYILDDFAEKLADIAVIDKPPKVEGRSMVIFLNAKRQ, encoded by the coding sequence ATGATTAATGAACAGATCAGAGATAAGGAAGTTCTGTTGATTGGTGAAAACGGAGAAAAATTGGGAATCATGTCTACCAGGGATGCTTTGCAGATGGCAAAGGAATCAGAACTGGATTTGGTTAAGATTGCTCCGACTGCAAAACCACCGGTTTGTAAGATTATCGATTATGGTAAATATCGTTATGAACTGGCAAGGAAAGAAAAAGAAGCTAAAAAGAAACAGAAGGTAATCGAAGTAAAGGAAGTTCGTTTATCTCCTAACATTGACACCAACGATTTAAACACGAAGATGAGCGCCGCAAGGAAGTTCCTCGAAAAGGGAGATAAAGTTAAGGTAACCTTACGTTTCAGAGGTCGTGAGATGGCGCATATGTCAAAGTCAAGGTATATTCTGGATGACTTCGCTGAGAAGCTAGCAGATATCGCTGTTATTGACAAGCCACCTAAGGTAGAAGGAAGAAGCATGGTTATATTTTTGAATGCAAAACGCCAGTAG
- the rpmI gene encoding 50S ribosomal protein L35, translating to MPKLKTSKSAAKRFKVTGTGKLVRNKAYKSHILTKKSTKRKRNLRKDIVTDATNAKVMKKILPYL from the coding sequence ATGCCTAAATTAAAAACCAGTAAATCAGCTGCTAAACGCTTTAAAGTTACAGGAACGGGAAAGCTTGTAAGAAATAAAGCTTACAAATCTCACATCTTAACTAAGAAATCAACTAAGAGAAAAAGAAATCTTAGAAAAGATATCGTTACTGATGCAACAAACGCAAAAGTAATGAAGAAGATTTTACCATATTTATAG
- the rplT gene encoding 50S ribosomal protein L20 yields the protein MARIKGGMNAKKKHNRVLKMAKGYRGARSKQYRVAKQSVMRALTSSYAGRKERKRQFRQLWIARINAAARINGVSYSVFMHGLKLAGVDLNRKVLADMAVNDAEGFAKLAELAKSKVA from the coding sequence ATGGCAAGAATTAAAGGCGGTATGAACGCTAAGAAAAAACATAACAGAGTGTTAAAGATGGCTAAAGGCTACAGAGGCGCTCGTTCCAAACAGTATAGAGTAGCAAAGCAGTCAGTCATGAGAGCATTAACAAGCTCCTATGCAGGCAGAAAAGAGAGAAAGAGACAGTTCAGACAGTTATGGATTGCCCGTATCAATGCTGCAGCACGTATTAACGGTGTATCTTACAGCGTATTTATGCACGGCTTAAAGTTAGCTGGAGTTGATTTAAACAGAAAAGTTCTGGCTGACATGGCAGTGAATGATGCAGAAGGCTTCGCAAAATTAGCAGAACTGGCTAAGTCCAAAGTGGCTTAA
- a CDS encoding substrate-binding domain-containing protein: protein MNHIVNENYRIYLITMDKSDQFWKVMDNGAREMASMLGVTYEWDAPLTRDVNKQIEIFNNAVVAGADAIMLAASDPLKISRAVEEAKAKGVKIIYVDAPAFEEAVITLATDNYTAGKIAGENMFYELEEIGVTYGSIGIIGITPENRTTVNRELGFRDYFKSFVRYQILETIYTNGDPELAKQATEKYIRDNPNLVGVFSTNEGTTLGLGYALRENDINIIGIGFDITEVIQEMIRDNTLKAILVQNPFTMGYLGMAEAVAALRGFDTGPQFINTGVTVVNIYTPSRILS, encoded by the coding sequence ATGAACCATATAGTAAATGAGAATTATAGAATTTATTTAATAACCATGGATAAAAGTGATCAATTTTGGAAGGTTATGGATAATGGTGCTAGAGAAATGGCTTCTATGTTAGGTGTTACATATGAATGGGACGCCCCCTTAACGAGAGATGTAAATAAACAAATTGAAATATTTAATAATGCCGTAGTAGCGGGAGCAGATGCAATAATGTTAGCGGCGAGTGATCCTTTAAAGATTTCAAGAGCAGTTGAAGAAGCGAAAGCAAAGGGTGTAAAAATCATTTATGTTGATGCACCAGCGTTTGAAGAAGCAGTCATAACCTTAGCTACAGATAATTATACAGCTGGTAAGATAGCTGGAGAAAATATGTTTTACGAATTAGAGGAGATTGGTGTCACATATGGTTCAATAGGAATCATTGGGATAACTCCTGAAAACAGAACGACTGTAAATCGGGAATTGGGATTTCGTGATTATTTTAAATCGTTTGTCAGATATCAAATATTAGAAACAATATACACGAATGGTGACCCAGAGTTAGCAAAACAAGCAACGGAAAAATATATAAGAGACAATCCCAATCTAGTTGGTGTTTTTTCAACGAATGAAGGAACTACATTAGGGCTGGGATATGCTTTGAGAGAAAATGATATAAATATTATCGGTATTGGATTTGATATCACAGAGGTAATTCAGGAAATGATAAGAGATAATACTTTAAAAGCTATATTGGTACAAAATCCATTTACAATGGGCTATTTGGGTATGGCTGAGGCAGTTGCTGCATTAAGGGGATTTGATACAGGTCCACAATTTATTAATACTGGAGTAACTGTAGTTAATATAT